In Agromyces sp. G08B096, a genomic segment contains:
- the metK gene encoding methionine adenosyltransferase produces the protein MSDLRLFTSESVTEGHPDKICDQISDSILDALLAADPHARVAVETLVTTGLVHVAGEVTTSGYVEIPAIVRQKVTSIGYDSSDVWFDGRSCGVSVSIGGQSPDIAQGVDHAFEARERASEDALDLQGAGDQGIMFGYAVRETPELMPVPIWLAHRMAERLSQVRKAGELDYLRPDGKTQVTVGYEGQTPRTIETVVLSTQHSPQVATEQLRAEVEELVIRPVLETVDLAAPELNVLINPTGRFEIGGPQGDAGLTGRKIIIDTYGGASRHGGGAFSGKDPSKVDRSAAYAMRWAAKNAVAAGLADRLELQVAYAIGKAAPVGLYVETFGTGHLPDDRIIAAIREVFDLRPAAIIRDLDLLRPIYAQTAAYGHFGRELPDFTWERLDRVDDLRAAAGF, from the coding sequence ATGAGCGACCTGCGACTGTTCACCTCCGAGTCCGTGACCGAGGGGCACCCCGACAAGATCTGCGACCAGATCTCCGACTCGATCCTCGACGCGCTGCTCGCCGCGGACCCCCACGCGCGCGTCGCCGTCGAGACGCTGGTGACCACCGGCCTCGTGCACGTCGCGGGCGAGGTGACGACATCGGGCTACGTCGAGATCCCGGCGATCGTCCGGCAGAAAGTCACCTCGATCGGCTACGACTCCTCCGACGTGTGGTTCGACGGACGCTCGTGCGGCGTGTCGGTGTCGATCGGCGGGCAGTCGCCCGACATCGCCCAGGGCGTCGACCACGCCTTCGAGGCGCGCGAGCGCGCGAGCGAGGACGCGCTCGACCTGCAGGGTGCCGGCGACCAGGGCATCATGTTCGGCTACGCCGTGCGGGAGACGCCCGAGCTCATGCCGGTGCCCATCTGGCTGGCGCACCGGATGGCCGAGCGGCTTTCACAGGTGCGCAAGGCCGGCGAGCTCGACTACCTGCGGCCCGACGGCAAGACCCAGGTCACGGTCGGCTACGAGGGGCAGACGCCTCGCACGATCGAGACGGTCGTGCTCTCGACGCAGCATTCGCCGCAGGTCGCCACGGAGCAGCTGCGCGCCGAGGTCGAGGAGCTGGTGATCCGCCCCGTGCTCGAGACGGTGGACCTCGCCGCCCCCGAGCTGAACGTCCTCATCAACCCCACCGGACGCTTCGAGATCGGCGGTCCGCAGGGCGACGCGGGGCTCACCGGCCGCAAGATCATCATCGACACCTACGGCGGCGCGAGCCGACACGGCGGCGGCGCCTTCAGCGGCAAGGACCCGTCCAAGGTCGACCGGTCGGCGGCGTACGCGATGCGGTGGGCGGCGAAGAACGCGGTCGCCGCAGGGCTCGCCGACCGCCTCGAGCTCCAGGTCGCGTATGCGATCGGCAAGGCGGCGCCGGTGGGACTGTACGTCGAGACGTTCGGCACCGGGCACTTGCCCGATGATCGGATCATCGCCGCGATCCGCGAGGTGTTCGACCTCCGGCCGGCCGCGATCATCCGCGATCTCGACCTGCTGCGACCGATCTACGCGCAGACCGCCGCCTACGGCCACTTCGGCCGGGAGCTCCCCGACTTCACGTGGGAGCGGCTCGACCGCGTCGACGACCTGCGCGCGGCCGCCGGGTTCTGA
- the coaBC gene encoding bifunctional phosphopantothenoylcysteine decarboxylase/phosphopantothenate--cysteine ligase CoaBC, giving the protein MNVVVGITGGIAAYKAVGVVRALVLAGHEVHVVPTEAALRFVGRPTLEAISRNPVHVDLYEGVAEVRHVAIGQAADLIVIAPATANTIAKLANGLADDLLGNTVLASEAPLVIAPAMHTEMWRNPATQANVSTLAERGVTIVGPAVGQLTGADSGPGRMEEPEVIVRAALAAVGGRAEDSAGRRDAAQGDLAGRRIVVSAGGTREPLDPVRFLGNRSSGKQGVAIAEAARARGAEVTLVAANLEIGEPGGCDIRRVSTALELREAMQTAAAGADAVIMAAAVADYRPAAISEAKIKKEPGDAGLTLELVRNPDILAELGHAPHDGTLLVGFAAETENDPERLLALARAKREAKGADLLVVNRVGWTEGFASDENRVSVIGAGGVVVAELHGSKLSVADGILDVIAEALTDHPASEDTHAR; this is encoded by the coding sequence CTGAACGTCGTCGTCGGCATCACCGGCGGCATCGCGGCCTACAAGGCCGTCGGGGTGGTGCGCGCCCTCGTGCTCGCGGGCCACGAAGTCCACGTGGTGCCGACCGAGGCGGCGCTGCGATTCGTCGGGCGTCCGACGCTCGAGGCGATCTCGCGCAATCCCGTGCACGTCGACCTCTACGAGGGCGTGGCCGAGGTCCGTCATGTCGCGATCGGTCAGGCGGCCGATCTCATCGTGATCGCGCCCGCGACGGCGAACACCATCGCGAAGCTCGCGAACGGGCTCGCCGACGATCTGCTCGGCAACACGGTGCTCGCGAGCGAGGCGCCGCTCGTCATCGCTCCCGCGATGCACACCGAGATGTGGCGGAACCCTGCGACGCAGGCGAACGTCAGCACCCTCGCCGAACGCGGGGTCACCATCGTGGGTCCGGCGGTCGGGCAGCTCACGGGCGCCGACTCCGGCCCCGGGCGCATGGAGGAACCCGAGGTCATCGTCCGGGCCGCGCTGGCTGCGGTCGGCGGGCGAGCGGAAGACTCGGCCGGGCGCCGCGACGCGGCGCAGGGCGATCTCGCCGGACGCCGCATCGTGGTCTCGGCCGGCGGCACGCGCGAGCCCCTCGACCCCGTGCGATTCCTCGGCAACCGGTCGAGCGGCAAGCAGGGCGTCGCGATCGCGGAAGCGGCGCGCGCCAGAGGCGCAGAGGTCACCCTCGTCGCCGCGAACCTCGAGATCGGCGAACCCGGCGGCTGCGACATCCGACGCGTCTCGACGGCGCTCGAGCTCCGCGAGGCCATGCAGACCGCGGCCGCGGGCGCCGACGCGGTGATCATGGCCGCCGCGGTCGCCGACTACCGCCCGGCCGCGATCAGCGAGGCGAAGATCAAGAAGGAGCCGGGCGACGCCGGGCTGACGCTCGAGCTCGTCCGCAACCCCGACATCCTGGCCGAACTCGGCCACGCCCCGCACGACGGCACGCTCCTCGTCGGCTTCGCCGCAGAGACCGAGAACGACCCCGAGCGGCTGCTCGCGCTCGCCCGCGCGAAGCGCGAGGCGAAGGGCGCCGACCTGCTGGTCGTCAACCGCGTCGGCTGGACCGAGGGGTTCGCGAGCGACGAGAACCGGGTGAGCGTCATCGGCGCCGGCGGCGTCGTGGTCGCCGAGCTGCACGGCAGCAAACTGTCGGTGGCAGACGGCATCCTCGACGTCATCGCCGAAGCGCTGACCGACCACCCCGCGAGTGAGGACACCCACGCCAGATGA
- a CDS encoding primosomal protein N', producing MPEGPVARVLVDSPLPQLDQLFDYRVPDRLRQAALPGMRVRVPIRSGGRIADGWLVELVDESEYGGRLSELEDVVGEVPLLTDEVWRLARAVADRAAGNASDVLRLAIPSRYVRVERSWRQAEADPGPLPEPGTVDGFAPGAVEAAIAGGERLALAADPRPVRLASGTWVGAWAVTLAQAARVALAADRSSLIVVPDHRDQEQLEAALADQVDARRILRTDARQPGGARYRAFLDATGDAARVIIGNRSTVYAPAARLGLIALWDDGDRLQAEPLAPGVHARDAALIRQEQSGAALVFAAHTRSVEVARLVELGWVRELPPVRHARPRIVLTEQQASPEPGSARIPSAAWRQAQEAVASGPVLVQVARPGHTPMLVCDRCREPARCAACGGALAIPAAGGAPRCTLCGTIAAGWRCPVCDGTKLRAATVGATRTAEELGRAFPRARVILSDGERQVLRVGAEPALVVATRGAEPIADGGYRAVLLLDGERMLLRESLRVAEDCLRWWSNAAALAAPGAPVFLVGVAGALGAALATWRQPAWAGEELAARRAVRFPPAVRMASVVAAPDRVQSAVRAVLAAAPGADVLGPVPQPDGLERAVVRFEYGAGAAVAAALKAEAIRTATERRRPVAGRGPGRPPILRLRFDDPDLP from the coding sequence GTGCCCGAGGGGCCGGTCGCGCGGGTCCTCGTCGATTCGCCGCTGCCGCAGCTCGACCAGCTGTTCGACTACCGGGTGCCCGACCGCCTTCGCCAGGCGGCGCTCCCCGGGATGCGCGTGCGCGTGCCCATCCGGTCCGGCGGGCGCATCGCCGACGGTTGGCTCGTCGAGCTCGTCGACGAGAGCGAGTACGGCGGGCGGCTGAGCGAGCTCGAGGACGTCGTCGGCGAGGTGCCGCTGCTCACGGACGAGGTCTGGCGGCTCGCCCGAGCCGTCGCCGATCGCGCCGCGGGCAACGCGAGCGATGTGCTGCGGCTCGCGATCCCGTCGCGCTACGTCCGGGTCGAGCGTTCGTGGCGCCAGGCGGAAGCGGATCCCGGCCCGTTGCCGGAGCCCGGCACCGTCGACGGATTCGCGCCGGGTGCGGTCGAGGCGGCCATCGCGGGGGGTGAACGACTGGCCCTCGCCGCAGACCCACGGCCGGTGCGGCTGGCCTCCGGGACGTGGGTGGGCGCATGGGCGGTGACGCTGGCCCAGGCCGCGCGCGTCGCCCTCGCCGCCGACCGATCGAGCCTCATCGTCGTGCCCGACCACCGGGACCAGGAGCAGCTGGAGGCCGCCCTGGCCGATCAGGTCGACGCTCGGCGCATCCTCCGCACCGACGCCAGGCAGCCGGGTGGGGCGCGGTACCGTGCGTTCCTCGACGCGACCGGCGATGCGGCTCGCGTGATCATCGGCAACCGTTCGACGGTCTACGCCCCCGCCGCGCGGCTCGGGTTGATCGCGCTCTGGGATGACGGCGACCGGTTGCAGGCCGAGCCCCTCGCCCCGGGCGTGCATGCGCGGGACGCCGCGCTCATCCGACAGGAGCAGTCGGGAGCGGCCCTGGTGTTCGCGGCGCATACGCGCAGCGTCGAGGTGGCGCGCCTCGTCGAGCTCGGCTGGGTGCGCGAGCTGCCCCCCGTCCGGCACGCGCGTCCGCGCATCGTGCTGACGGAGCAGCAGGCGTCGCCCGAGCCGGGTTCGGCCCGGATCCCCTCCGCCGCCTGGCGGCAGGCTCAGGAGGCCGTCGCATCCGGGCCGGTGCTCGTGCAGGTCGCGCGTCCCGGCCACACGCCCATGCTCGTCTGCGACCGCTGCCGCGAGCCCGCGCGCTGCGCCGCCTGCGGCGGAGCGTTGGCGATCCCCGCGGCGGGCGGCGCGCCGAGATGCACGCTCTGCGGCACGATCGCCGCCGGCTGGCGATGCCCGGTCTGCGACGGGACGAAGCTGCGGGCGGCCACGGTCGGCGCGACCCGCACGGCGGAAGAGCTCGGGCGGGCGTTCCCGCGCGCTCGGGTCATCCTCTCCGACGGCGAGCGGCAGGTACTCCGCGTCGGCGCCGAGCCCGCGCTCGTCGTCGCCACTCGCGGGGCGGAGCCGATCGCCGACGGCGGCTATCGTGCCGTGCTCCTGCTCGACGGCGAGCGGATGCTGCTCCGCGAGTCCCTCCGCGTGGCGGAGGACTGCCTGCGCTGGTGGTCGAACGCCGCCGCGCTCGCGGCGCCGGGCGCGCCGGTCTTCCTCGTCGGCGTCGCGGGAGCGCTCGGTGCGGCGCTCGCGACGTGGCGTCAGCCCGCCTGGGCGGGCGAGGAGCTCGCCGCCAGGCGCGCGGTCCGGTTCCCGCCGGCCGTCCGGATGGCGAGCGTGGTGGCCGCACCCGACCGGGTGCAGTCGGCCGTCCGTGCCGTCCTCGCTGCAGCGCCGGGCGCCGACGTCCTGGGACCGGTGCCGCAGCCCGACGGCCTCGAACGCGCCGTCGTCCGCTTCG
- the gmk gene encoding guanylate kinase → MPEPARTPPEVDRAAASRAAVAARRARAAVKQQVASGARSPLDVLRVAFEEPEGVEGRLRVTEFLGSIPAIGETKTARIMADLQIAASKRLGGLGRLQRRRLREFTAEWVASHGGTGDRLVVLAGPTAVGKGTVAAYIRTHHPEVRLSISATTRAPRPGEVDGEHYYFVDDAEFDRMIEQGELLEWATVHNAHRYGTPRGPVERAIAAGDSVLLEIDIQGARAVRRAMPEATLVFLLPPTWDELVRRLVGRGTETPAEQQRRLETAKVELAAVDEFDHQVVNHEVGEAARKVVDLMRPRKGRRPAALRHDLPRTGGARPSNEESVHG, encoded by the coding sequence GTGCCTGAGCCCGCACGCACACCTCCCGAGGTCGACCGCGCCGCGGCGTCGCGGGCGGCCGTCGCCGCACGTCGCGCCCGGGCGGCCGTGAAGCAGCAGGTCGCGAGCGGCGCCCGCAGCCCCCTCGACGTGCTGCGCGTCGCCTTCGAGGAGCCCGAGGGCGTCGAGGGCCGCCTGCGGGTGACGGAGTTCCTCGGATCCATCCCCGCGATCGGCGAGACGAAGACGGCCCGGATCATGGCCGACCTGCAGATCGCCGCGTCGAAGCGGCTCGGCGGGCTCGGGCGGCTGCAACGGCGTCGGCTGCGCGAGTTCACCGCGGAGTGGGTCGCCTCGCACGGCGGCACGGGCGACCGCCTCGTCGTGCTCGCCGGCCCGACCGCGGTCGGCAAGGGCACGGTGGCCGCTTACATCCGCACCCACCACCCCGAGGTGCGGCTCTCGATCTCGGCGACGACGCGCGCCCCTCGACCGGGCGAGGTCGATGGGGAGCACTACTACTTCGTCGACGACGCGGAGTTCGATCGCATGATCGAGCAGGGCGAACTCCTCGAATGGGCGACCGTGCACAACGCGCACCGCTACGGCACGCCGCGCGGGCCGGTCGAACGCGCGATCGCAGCGGGCGACAGCGTGCTGCTCGAGATCGACATCCAGGGCGCGAGGGCGGTGCGCCGGGCGATGCCTGAGGCGACACTGGTCTTCCTGCTGCCCCCGACCTGGGACGAACTCGTCCGCCGGCTCGTGGGCCGGGGCACCGAGACGCCCGCGGAGCAGCAGCGACGACTGGAGACCGCGAAGGTCGAGCTCGCCGCCGTCGACGAGTTCGATCACCAGGTGGTGAACCACGAGGTCGGCGAGGCCGCGAGAAAGGTCGTAGACTTGATGCGGCCTCGAAAGGGCCGGCGACCTGCCGCCCTTCGCCACGATCTTCCGCGCACCGGGGGTGCGCGCCCATCGAATGAGGAGTCTGTCCATGGCTGA
- the pyrF gene encoding orotidine-5'-phosphate decarboxylase: MTEATPFGERLAAVFAAYGRLCVGIDPHAGLLDRWGLDDSAEGAREFGLRVVEACAGRVGIVKPQLAFFERHGAAGYAAYERVLREAKDADLQVLADVKRGDIGSTMDAYAEAWLRPGSPLEADAITVSPYLGLGSLEGTLRLAESAGKGVFVLAATSNPEAAPVQRSVLQQSSRAGSTIAGAIVSGVTAWNAGRPDVSNPPMGAVGVVIGATVDLAAAGIDRDGEPPRPGLPVLAPGFGHQGPSASDYRTIFGALADGVLVSESRSILGAGPDGIADTIARRVDEVVAAGA; this comes from the coding sequence GTGACCGAGGCGACGCCGTTCGGCGAGCGGCTCGCGGCCGTCTTCGCCGCCTATGGCCGGCTCTGCGTGGGCATCGACCCGCACGCGGGTCTGCTCGACCGCTGGGGACTCGACGACTCCGCGGAGGGCGCGCGCGAGTTCGGCCTGCGCGTCGTCGAGGCGTGCGCCGGCCGCGTCGGCATCGTGAAGCCGCAGCTCGCGTTCTTCGAGCGCCACGGCGCGGCCGGGTACGCCGCGTACGAGCGGGTGCTGCGCGAGGCGAAGGACGCCGACCTGCAGGTGCTCGCCGACGTCAAGCGCGGCGACATCGGGTCGACGATGGACGCGTACGCGGAGGCGTGGCTGCGTCCGGGATCGCCGCTCGAGGCAGATGCCATCACGGTGAGCCCGTACCTCGGGCTCGGGTCGCTGGAGGGCACCCTCCGGCTCGCCGAGTCGGCGGGCAAGGGCGTGTTCGTGCTGGCGGCGACGTCGAACCCCGAGGCCGCGCCCGTGCAGCGCTCGGTGCTGCAGCAGTCGAGTCGGGCCGGCAGCACGATCGCCGGCGCGATCGTCTCCGGCGTGACGGCGTGGAACGCGGGGCGACCGGATGTCTCGAACCCGCCGATGGGCGCCGTCGGCGTCGTCATCGGGGCGACGGTCGACCTCGCCGCCGCGGGCATCGACCGCGACGGGGAGCCGCCCCGGCCTGGCCTGCCGGTGCTCGCCCCGGGCTTCGGCCACCAGGGGCCGTCAGCGTCGGACTACCGGACGATCTTCGGGGCGCTCGCCGACGGCGTGCTCGTCAGCGAATCCCGTTCGATCCTCGGCGCGGGGCCCGACGGCATCGCGGACACCATCGCCCGCCGGGTCGACGAGGTGGTGGCCGCCGGTGCCTGA
- the rpoZ gene encoding DNA-directed RNA polymerase subunit omega → MAEKLSGIIDPPIDDLLSKVDSKYQLVIFASKRARQINDYYADLHEGSLFDNVGPLVDSSIDDKPLTVALHEINEDKLRLRPAGE, encoded by the coding sequence ATGGCTGAGAAGCTGTCCGGCATCATCGACCCGCCCATCGACGACCTGCTGTCGAAGGTCGACTCGAAGTACCAGCTGGTGATCTTCGCGTCCAAGCGCGCCCGCCAGATCAACGACTACTACGCCGACCTGCACGAGGGCAGCCTGTTCGACAACGTGGGCCCGCTGGTCGACTCGTCGATCGACGACAAGCCGCTCACGGTCGCGCTGCACGAGATCAACGAGGACAAGCTCCGGCTCCGCCCCGCGGGCGAGTGA
- the carB gene encoding carbamoyl-phosphate synthase large subunit: MPKRDDINSVLVIGSGPIVIGQAAEFDYSGTQACRVLRAEGVRVILVNPNPATIMTDPDFADATYIEPITPEVIESIIVKERPDAVLPTLGGQTALNAAIALEEAGILAKHGVELIGAKVDAIRKGEDRQLFKELVVECGADVARSHIAHTMDEVLAAAEDLGYPLVVRPSFTMGGLGSGFAYNEEDLRRIAGAGLHDSPTTEVLLEESILGWKEYELELMRDTADNTVVVCSIENVDPVGVHTGDSITVAPALTLTDREYQRLRDIGIDIIRAVGVDTGGCNIQFAVDPSNGRIIVIEMNPRVSRSSALASKATGFPIAKIAAKLAIGYRLDEIPNDITRVTPASFEPTLDYVVVKVPRFAFEKFPAADPTLTTTMKSVGEAMAIGRNFATALQKSLRSLEKRGSSFHWGEETREVEELLAAASVPTDGRIVLVQQALRKGATIEQAFEATKIDPWFLDQIALINEVAAHVAAAESLDHDTLLLAKDHGFSDAQIAELRGFGSEADAREVRHILGIRPVYKTVDTCAGEFPALTPYHYSSYDLETEVAPSDRRKVVILGSGPNRIGQGVEFDYSCVHASFALSAAGFETIMINCNPETVSTDYDTSDRLYFEPLTLEDVLEVIHAESQSGELVGVVVQLGGQTALGLAKGLEAAGVPILGTTPDAIDLAEERGLFSGILDQAGLLAPRNGTATDLAGAVHVAEGIGYPVLVRPSFVLGGRGMEIVYDTPSLADYFTRIEGQGIVGPSHPLLVDRFLDDAIEIDVDALYDGVDLYVGGVMEHIEEAGVHSGDSSCTLPPVTLGRAEVDRVREATRAIAEGIGVRGLLNVQFAIAAGVLYVLEANPRASRTVPFVSKALGIPLAKAASRIMVGATVAELIDEGLLPESDGSRVPLDAPVAVKEAVLPFHRFRTREGIMVDSVLGPEMRSTGEVMGIDRDFPTAFAKSQLAAYGGMPTSGTVFVSVSDRDKRAVILPVLRLQQLGFRITATEGTAEVLRRNGIRADEVLKYHDKPTPESTSVVELIHRGEVDVVVNTPSGRSSRADGYEIRAAAVAGNIPLFTTIAELSAAVASLDAGEGGFEVTSLQEYQLRREAHA, encoded by the coding sequence ATGCCCAAGCGCGACGACATCAATTCCGTCCTCGTCATCGGGTCCGGCCCGATCGTCATCGGACAGGCCGCCGAGTTCGACTACTCGGGCACGCAGGCCTGCCGGGTGCTCCGCGCCGAGGGGGTGCGGGTCATCCTCGTGAACCCCAACCCGGCGACGATCATGACCGACCCCGACTTCGCCGACGCGACCTACATCGAGCCCATCACGCCCGAGGTGATCGAGTCGATCATCGTCAAGGAGCGCCCCGACGCGGTGCTGCCGACCCTCGGCGGCCAGACCGCGCTGAACGCGGCGATCGCGCTGGAGGAGGCCGGCATCCTCGCGAAGCACGGCGTCGAGCTCATCGGTGCGAAGGTCGACGCGATCCGCAAGGGCGAGGATCGCCAGCTGTTCAAGGAGCTCGTGGTCGAGTGCGGTGCCGACGTGGCGCGCTCGCACATCGCACACACCATGGACGAGGTGCTCGCCGCTGCCGAGGACCTCGGCTACCCGCTCGTCGTGCGCCCCTCGTTCACCATGGGCGGGCTCGGCTCGGGGTTCGCGTACAACGAGGAGGACCTGCGTCGGATCGCGGGCGCCGGGCTGCACGACTCGCCGACGACCGAGGTGCTCCTCGAGGAGTCGATCCTCGGCTGGAAGGAGTACGAGCTCGAGCTCATGCGCGACACGGCCGACAACACCGTCGTCGTCTGCTCCATCGAGAACGTCGACCCCGTCGGCGTGCACACCGGCGACTCGATCACGGTGGCGCCCGCCCTGACGCTGACCGACCGTGAGTACCAGCGGCTCCGCGACATCGGCATCGACATCATCCGGGCCGTCGGCGTCGACACCGGCGGCTGCAACATCCAGTTCGCCGTCGACCCGTCCAACGGGCGGATCATCGTCATCGAGATGAACCCGCGCGTCTCGCGCTCGTCGGCCCTGGCGTCGAAGGCCACCGGCTTCCCGATCGCGAAGATCGCCGCCAAGCTCGCCATCGGCTACCGCCTCGACGAGATCCCGAACGACATCACCCGGGTCACGCCCGCGTCGTTCGAGCCGACGCTCGACTACGTCGTGGTCAAGGTGCCGAGGTTCGCGTTCGAGAAGTTCCCCGCCGCCGACCCGACCCTCACCACGACCATGAAGTCGGTCGGCGAGGCCATGGCGATCGGCCGCAACTTCGCCACGGCGCTGCAGAAGTCGCTCCGCTCGCTCGAGAAGCGCGGCTCGTCGTTCCACTGGGGCGAGGAGACGCGCGAGGTCGAGGAGCTGCTCGCCGCGGCATCCGTGCCGACCGACGGCCGGATCGTCCTCGTGCAGCAGGCGCTCCGGAAGGGCGCGACCATCGAGCAGGCGTTCGAGGCGACGAAGATCGACCCCTGGTTCCTCGACCAGATCGCCCTCATCAACGAGGTCGCCGCGCACGTCGCGGCGGCCGAGTCGCTCGACCACGACACGCTGCTGCTCGCGAAGGACCACGGGTTCTCCGACGCGCAGATCGCCGAGCTCCGCGGGTTCGGCAGCGAGGCGGACGCGCGCGAGGTGCGCCACATCCTCGGCATCCGCCCGGTCTACAAGACGGTCGACACGTGCGCGGGCGAGTTCCCGGCGCTCACGCCGTACCACTACTCCAGTTACGATCTCGAGACCGAGGTCGCGCCGAGCGACCGGCGCAAGGTCGTGATCCTCGGCTCCGGGCCGAACCGGATCGGCCAGGGCGTCGAGTTCGACTACTCGTGCGTGCACGCGTCGTTCGCGCTGTCCGCCGCCGGGTTCGAGACGATCATGATCAACTGCAACCCCGAGACCGTCTCGACCGACTACGACACGAGCGACCGGCTCTACTTCGAGCCGCTCACGCTCGAGGACGTCCTCGAGGTCATCCACGCCGAATCGCAGTCGGGTGAGCTCGTCGGCGTCGTCGTGCAGCTCGGCGGCCAGACCGCGCTGGGGCTCGCGAAGGGGCTCGAGGCGGCCGGCGTGCCGATCCTCGGCACCACGCCCGACGCGATCGACCTGGCCGAGGAGCGGGGCCTGTTCTCCGGCATCCTCGACCAGGCCGGCCTCCTGGCGCCCCGGAACGGCACCGCGACGGACCTCGCCGGCGCCGTGCACGTGGCCGAGGGCATCGGGTACCCCGTCCTGGTCCGCCCGAGCTTCGTGCTCGGCGGCCGCGGCATGGAGATCGTCTACGACACCCCGAGCCTCGCCGACTACTTCACCCGCATCGAGGGGCAGGGCATCGTCGGTCCGAGCCATCCGCTGCTCGTCGACCGGTTCCTCGACGACGCGATCGAGATCGACGTCGACGCGCTCTACGACGGCGTCGACCTGTACGTCGGCGGCGTCATGGAGCACATCGAGGAGGCCGGCGTGCACTCGGGCGACTCCAGCTGCACCCTGCCGCCGGTGACCCTCGGCCGGGCCGAGGTCGACCGGGTGCGGGAGGCGACCCGGGCCATCGCCGAGGGCATCGGCGTGCGCGGGCTGCTCAACGTGCAGTTCGCCATCGCCGCAGGCGTGCTCTACGTGCTCGAGGCGAACCCGCGCGCGAGCCGGACCGTGCCCTTCGTGTCGAAGGCGCTCGGCATCCCGCTCGCGAAGGCTGCGAGCCGGATCATGGTGGGCGCGACCGTCGCCGAGCTGATCGACGAGGGGCTCCTGCCCGAGTCGGACGGCTCCCGCGTCCCGCTCGACGCGCCGGTCGCCGTCAAGGAGGCCGTGCTGCCGTTCCACCGCTTCCGCACGCGCGAGGGCATCATGGTCGACTCCGTGCTCGGCCCCGAGATGCGCTCGACGGGGGAGGTCATGGGCATCGACCGCGACTTCCCGACCGCGTTCGCGAAGAGCCAGCTCGCCGCCTACGGCGGTATGCCGACGTCGGGCACCGTGTTCGTCTCGGTCTCCGACCGCGACAAGCGCGCCGTCATCCTGCCGGTGCTCCGCCTCCAGCAGCTCGGGTTCCGCATCACCGCGACCGAGGGCACCGCCGAGGTGCTGCGTCGCAACGGCATCCGCGCCGACGAGGTGCTGAAGTACCACGACAAGCCCACGCCCGAGTCCACGAGCGTCGTCGAGCTCATCCACCGCGGTGAGGTCGACGTGGTGGTGAACACGCCGAGCGGCCGCTCCTCGCGGGCCGACGGCTACGAGATCCGAGCGGCGGCGGTCGCCGGGAACATCCCGCTCTTCACCACGATCGCCGAGCTCTCGGCGGCCGTCGCGTCCCTCGACGCGGGCGAGGGCGGGTTCGAGGTCACCAGCCTGCAGGAGTACCAGCTCCGCCGGGAGGCGCACGCGTGA